One window of Carcharodon carcharias isolate sCarCar2 chromosome 25, sCarCar2.pri, whole genome shotgun sequence genomic DNA carries:
- the LOC121269568 gene encoding G protein-activated inward rectifier potassium channel 3-like: MKTTNLSCSMDLYRDNEVRAYHRINPMPKNQKECKRHRNSIPPAQTPRGKHMLAYLPKVPVEKGQYGTFSVKPETKLIATLEDIPKSPQHRDFSSSGRTSIISNLKPLVGWKNCETQTSNDALALQFASSPIINCSQLAPNSNAKQRLSVSVDVDEHPRHRCLLTSLTNSQDIKTSLYPRHADSLPNLPNHTRNIRASAKSILSVPGSPKQRCKLMNNNRQLFNIAYQQKRQRYVTKDGKCQVNLGNIAEKQKFLFDIFTTIVDLKYRWFLFVFMMCYIVTWMTFGFLYFFDAYIRDDINHVGETDWKPCLDNVDGFISALLLSIESQRTIGYGSRMVTSNCAEGVVLLIAQCIIGSMIDAMMVGCVFVKISRPKKRAETLKFSQNAVISHRDDRLCLMFRIGDLRESHMVDAKLRAKLIKSRQTKEGEFIPLDQIEVNLGYDTGKDRLFLVEPQTISHSIDETSPFWEMCAESMKREQFEIIVILEGIVESTGMTCQARTSYKEDEILWGHRFETCISLEKGAFRVDYTKFDKTFEVQMPPGSAKDMRETKEIDKHYLSSLSLYWDSLNHSCAKEQGHSLTGNCNIVEESNMEDGEND, from the exons ATGAAAACCACCAATTTGAGCTGCAGCATGGACCTGTACAGGGACAATGAAGTCCGTGCTTATCATCGCATCAATCCTATGCCAAAAAACCAAAAGGAGTGCAAAAGGCATCGAAACTCCATACCTCCTGCCCAGACACCTAGAGGCAAGCACATGTTGGCATATCTTCCAAAGGTTCCAGTGGAAAAGGGCCAATATGGAACATTTTCAGTAAAG CCTGAAACCAAATTGATAGCCACATTAGAAGATATTCCAAAATCTCCACAGCATAGAGATTTCTCGTCTTCTGGAAGAACTAGCATTATTTCAAACTTAAAGCCATTGGTAGGCTGGAAGAATTGTGAGACACAAACATCCAATGATGCTTTAGCTCTGCAGTTTGCTTCTAGTCCAATCATAAATTGCTCGCAACTTGCACCCAACTCAAACGCCAAGCAGAGGTTAAGTGTGTCCGTCGATGTGGATGAGCACCCCAGGCATCGTTGCTTATTGACTAGTCTCACAAATTCCCAAGACATTAAAACAAGTTTGTACCCGAGGCATGCTGATAGCTTACCCAATCTTCCAAATCATACTCGGAATATACGAGCTTCAGCAAAAAGTATCTTATCTGTCCCAGGATCCCCTAAGCAGCGGTGCAAACTGATGAACAACAACCGGCAACTCTTCAATATTGCATATCAGCAGAAGCGACAGCGTTATGTAACGAAAGATGGGAAATGCCAAGTGAATCTGGGAAACATTGCAGAGAAGCAAAAGTTCCTGTTTGACATTTTTACTACAATCGTGGATTTGAAGTATCGATGGTTTCTCTTTGTCTTCATGATGTGCTACATTGTGACTTGGATGACTTTTGGATTTTTGTACTTCTTCGATGCATACATTAGAGATGATATTAACCATGTAGGTGAAACTGACTGGAAACCTTGCTTAGATAATGTGGATGGCTTCATTTCTGCCTTACTGTTGTCTATTGAAAGTCAAAGGACAATCGGTTATGGGTCTCGCATGGTAACTTCTAATTGTGCAGAAGGTGTCGTTTTACTCATAGCTCAGTGCATTATTGGTTCGATGATTGATGCTATGATGgtgggctgtgtgtttgtgaagaTTTCACGGCCCAAGAAGCGGGCCGAAACTCTGAAGTTTAGTCAAAATGCAGTGATATCGCACAGGGATGATAGACTTTGCTTGATGTTTAGAATTGGTGACCTGAGGGAAAGCCACATGGTCGATGCAAAACTAAGAGCCAAACTCATCAAATCTAGACAGACAAAAGAAGGTGAATTCATACCTCTAGATCAAATAGAAGTTAACCTTGGCTACGACACAGGGAAAGACCGTCTCTTCCTGGTAGAACCCCAGACTATTAGCCACTCCATTGATGAGACAAGTCCCTTCTGGGAAATGTGTGCTGAGTCAATGAAGAGGGAACAGTTTGAAATTATCGTGATCCTGGAAGGCATAGTGGAATCTACAG GGATGACCTGCCAAGCTAGGACTTCCTATAAAGAAGATGAGATCCTTTGGGGCCACCGGTTTGAGACTTGTATCTCCTTGGAGAAAGGTGCATTCCGAGTTGATTATACCAAATTTGATAAGACATTTGAGGTGCAGATGCCACCGGGCAGTGCAAAGGACATGCGAGAGACAAAGGAAATAGACAAACATTATCTGTCCTCACTCAGTTTGTACTGGGATAGTCTGAACCATTCCTGTGCCAAAGAGCAGGGCCATAGTTTGACTGGGAATTGCAATATTGTGGAAGAGAGTAATATGGAAGATGGAGAGAATGACTGA